The Granulicella sp. 5B5 nucleotide sequence TGAATGCCGTTCACAACAATGTGAATACCCCTTGGACGGTCGAATCCATGGCCACAGCAGCAGGCATGTCCCGTTCCGCATTCGCAGCACGTTTTAAAGAACTGCTCAGACAAACACCGCTGGAATACGTAACCGAATGGCGCATGCAGAAGGCGATGCAGTTTCTTCAACAGCGCGATAAGAAGCTCATCGACGTTGCCCGATCAGTCGGCTATGAGTCCGACGCCGCGTTCAGCAAAGCATTCAAGCGAGTCGTCGGATCCAACCCCGGCGAATACCAGAAACGTAGTTTTGGAGACTAGAGGGAAAGGGGCGGGTTTGAGAACCGCATCTTCCAGCAGAGGCTCCAAATTTACAATTTTGGAATTTATTCAGATACCCCACTCAAAAGTCAGGTAAAGCGCAGGCTGCCCCAAGAGAGTCAGCGAGATGTCATTAAGCACGATGACATCTCGCTTGATCATCCTTATCAGAGCGTACGTCTTCTTAATAGGGAATATCTGCTGTGCGTATCAGGACGGTTCCGTCTGTTTCGATGCGACCGGAAAGATATTTTTGCCGTGCGAGATTCTCAATGGCCTCACGGTTTTCTCGAAAAACTCGGATCTGATTTTTGCCGTCGCCGTGAAAATGATCATGTAGCGCTTCTTCGCTGATGACGCACCGTATGCGATCTGTTCGATCCTGCCCCCAGAACACGACTGCATCCCGATTGAAGTCGTATCGTTCTTCGGGGGCCGTGAAGACCAATTCCTTGTGTTCCCACGCGGTCTGCCACACCGCGAACTCACTGGGGCGAACCTGAAGGCGAGCAAAATTTCCCTCATGCAGATTGAGGAGATCAGACTCGGCCGTTTCCCTGAATCTGCCTCGCTCATCCGCGGAAATATTGTCCTGCACCCACTGCGCGATATAGGAAGCTGCCTCTTTCCTGTCCATATGTCGCCGCACCACATCGCCCACCAGTTGACGCAGTGCCTCCCGATACCTCTGCCTGAATGGATCGGGATCGCCCAAGGATTGCCGCACCGCTGCGTAGCGCTCGGCTGAGCGCTCGTAGGTCCAGATGAAGACATCTTTGAGCAGGTCTACTTTGTTCAACTCATAGACTCCCAGAATGGCTTCCGTGTAGGTCGAGCGCGGAACGTCAGTGAACGACAATGGCGATAGATTCTCCTTGATGAAGGGAATATTCGCAGCCAGGCGGGATACGCGTTTATTCACGTCGTCGAAGGGTTGAAGGTACGGCAGTTGCACCATGGCGAAGAAGGATTGTTCGAACGGATCACGAATCGCTTGCGCAGTTGCTAGCACCTGATTGAAGCACTCCTCGATCAACTGCGGGACTTCGAGAGGATGAAAGACGGACTTTTCAATGCCGACCGCAATGCGACGTAGACGTCCAGAAGCTGCCTCGTCCGGCAAGAGATTCTGCGCCAAAATTCCATGGAGGTTCAGAATCGTATAGCGGTTAAAACCTATCTCATCGGCCGCACTCACAAGAAATGCGATGGCATCCTTGTGATTGAGAATCATCTGGGCTTCTAGTCTGTTCTGCCCCTGCGTCTCTTCGCCGAATTCAATCAGACGCCGAGTATCGAGCAAGGAATAGGTATTGCCTTCGAGTCGGCTGGAATTCCACGACAGGTCGATGAGCAGGCGGTTAAGAATCTGTTTGGCATACGTCCCAGCGGCTTCGACCTCGGTCGTCGTTTTGCCTACTTCCGCCAGATGTTCCCGTTCTTTGGGCGTGAGATAAAAACTTGTGTTGGGTCTGTAGCCGTCGAGAAACTGACGGTTGTACCCAACCGCCTTTCTGGCAGAGGAGGGTTGTCGTAGATACTCACGGTTTTTTTCACTTCCGGCGGAAAGAGGCACGACCGCCTCATCCGACTTTGCCTGTTCCGGCTGCACTTGCCGGCCGGGGGCGGCTTCTGGTTCCTCTAGTACCTTCGGAAGCCGGTATCGCGCAGCCCTCCCTTTGCCGTCCTGAGTTAGCTTTCCTTCCTCCACGAGGCGTTTCAGCCAACGCTGTAGAGTTCGCTGAGGAATCTCCTTCAGAGCGTCGGCAATTTGACCACTCTGTGCGCCATCTGCGCTTTGCCGTATGAAGTCCACGACAGCCGCGAGGTTCTCTGCGATCTCATCACCACGGCGGTTCGCCATATTCGCCTCTCGCCTAATTGGCGCGAATTCAACTATCGCGCCAATTAAAGCACAAATCGCGCCATTAGTAAAGAATCGTGCCAATTAAAGTGGTTAGAGTGGCGTGATTTTGGTCGATTTCCAGGTAGCCAATAAGAGTGGTATCGATTTGTGCAGTCTCGAGATTTATGGGTCGTATATGTTTTATGATATGTTTCTTGTGGACATATCGTATGGCATATATTCAGGATCAAATCCGGCGGGCTCGTGAGGCTAGGAACTTTACCCAGGGTGACCTGGGGAAGCGTATCGGCCAACCGCAAAGCTCCGTTTCCAGAATCGAACGCGGCGGCGACCTCCGCGTGTCCACTTTACAGGAGATGGCGCGCGTTTTAGACCTCGAACCTATGCTCATTCCCAAGCGTCTTGTGCCAGCAGTGCGAGCACTGATCGAACATGCAGCCGATGGAGGCCATTCAAAAGTGCCTGCCAAAAGCAGCCCCTCTCTAGTAGGAGGAGTGCCGGAAGATGCCGACGAAGAAAGCTACTAGCGCCAGTCGGCCTTCCGTCCTAGAAGTACGTCTCTCGGGGACCGTTGTTGGCACGATTACGAATCTGCCCAACGATCAGAATCTTTTTGTTTTCGATGCGGCCTATATCGCCGATGAGAACCGGCCTGTTCTGAGCTTGAGTTTTTATGACGCATTCCGGGAACTCCGAACCGACGTTCGGCCAGTGACGCTCCGTCTGCCTCCGTTTTTTTCCAATCTTCTGCCGGAAGGACAGCTGCGGCAATATATTGCCGAGCATGGCGATGTGAACGCGCAAAGAGAGTTTTTTCTGCTATGGCTTCTCGGCAATGACCTGCCGGGGGCAGTCACCGTTCAAGACATCGAAGGCCGCGCACTTCCGCCGGCTCAGGGCACTCCCACC carries:
- a CDS encoding helix-turn-helix transcriptional regulator, producing MAYIQDQIRRAREARNFTQGDLGKRIGQPQSSVSRIERGGDLRVSTLQEMARVLDLEPMLIPKRLVPAVRALIEHAADGGHSKVPAKSSPSLVGGVPEDADEESY
- a CDS encoding DUF1488 family protein, whose translation is MANRRGDEIAENLAAVVDFIRQSADGAQSGQIADALKEIPQRTLQRWLKRLVEEGKLTQDGKGRAARYRLPKVLEEPEAAPGRQVQPEQAKSDEAVVPLSAGSEKNREYLRQPSSARKAVGYNRQFLDGYRPNTSFYLTPKEREHLAEVGKTTTEVEAAGTYAKQILNRLLIDLSWNSSRLEGNTYSLLDTRRLIEFGEETQGQNRLEAQMILNHKDAIAFLVSAADEIGFNRYTILNLHGILAQNLLPDEAASGRLRRIAVGIEKSVFHPLEVPQLIEECFNQVLATAQAIRDPFEQSFFAMVQLPYLQPFDDVNKRVSRLAANIPFIKENLSPLSFTDVPRSTYTEAILGVYELNKVDLLKDVFIWTYERSAERYAAVRQSLGDPDPFRQRYREALRQLVGDVVRRHMDRKEAASYIAQWVQDNISADERGRFRETAESDLLNLHEGNFARLQVRPSEFAVWQTAWEHKELVFTAPEERYDFNRDAVVFWGQDRTDRIRCVISEEALHDHFHGDGKNQIRVFRENREAIENLARQKYLSGRIETDGTVLIRTADIPY